The nucleotide sequence CATATAATATATCAGCATCAAAACCGCAGCCGTTATGACAACTGAAATTATAATATTTATAGTTTTCTTATTCAATTTATTCGCATTTCTGCGCAAAAGTAATGATTCCTTCAAATCTTGAACCCGCTCCTACTGTTTTTTGTGCTACTTTTGAGTATGAATTCAGAACAGCTGATTCTTGGGATCGACCCGGGGACCAATATTATGGGATATTGCCTGTTGAAGTATGATGGGCGAAATTATTCCATTCAGGACATTGGTTGTCTGCGTTTGTCAAAATGTGAAACCCATCTCGATAAACTACGTGGAATTGTAGAATTCACTTCTCAATTTCTCAATAAATACAAGCCTCAGGTAATGGCTATTGAGGAACCTTTTTTCGGGAAGAATGTTCAATCCATGCTAAAACTGGGGCGGGCCCAGGGCTCGATAATGTCGGTTGCAATGCAGCACGGTATTGAAATCGTTGAAATCACCCCGCGTCGCGTAAAGCAGGCAATAACTGGAAAAGGCTCTGCCTCTAAGGAGCAGGTCGCCGCTATGGTCGCCCATATTACCGGATACGATATTTCGGAACTCAACACCGACGCCACCGACGCAGCTGCCATTGCAATTTCTTATACTTTGCAGAAAATTAAAACCGGATCCCCTTCTTCATCAAGGAAGAATAAAAGCAGCTCCTGGGATCAGTTTCTGCGAGAAAATCCCAATAAGATTCTTAAATAAAATTGCCGCGGATTTGTTCTGCAATCGTGTGCAATTCCTCGTTTGACAGCTTCAGCTTTTCTTTCGAGAACTCAATGTCACGCATGCCACTTATAGGCACCAGGTGAATATGCGCATGTGGAACTTCAAGTCCAATAACAGCTACACCAACCCTTTTGCCCCAACCACCTTTTTGAATGGCTTTGGACACTTTTTGCGCAAAACCCATCAGATCTGCCAATGCCGCAGGTTCAAGATCGAAGATATGATCAACTTCAGTTTTGGGCACAACCAGTGTGTGTCCGTAATTCAACGGACTAATATCAAGAAAGGCAATGCAGGAAGCGGTTTCCGCAACGATGTGGGCCGGAATTTCACGTGCAATAATCTTTGAAAAAACAGAAGCCATCGTTAGTTAATTTCAAGCAGTTTAATACTGATAATACCCGCAGGGACTGTAACATCAGCAGATTCTCCAACCTTTTTTCCGAGTAAAGCCTGAGCGATTGGACTGTTTACTGACAACTTTCCGGCTTTCAGATCAGCTTCCTGATCAGGTACCAGCGTGTAAGTCATTTTCTGCTTTGTCTTTTTGTTTTCAAGAGTCACAGTTGAAAGAATACGAACTTTTGAATTGTCAAGTTTTGACTCATCAATAATTCTGCTATTGCTGACTATTTCCTGCAAATGGGAAATCTTCAGTTCCAGCATTCCCTGCGCATCTTTTGCTGCATCATACTCAGCATTTTCCGACAAGTCACCTTTGTCGCGGGCTTCGGCAATCTGCTTCGAAATCTTTGGCCTTTCGACACTCATCAATTGATTAAGATCGGCTTTCAGCTTTTCGAGCCCTTCCTTGGTAATGTAAGTCTGCTTCGCCATATCACTTTCACTTAGGTTGTATAAAACGAACAAGAAGACCTTTTGAAAGGCCCTCTTGCTCGACAAAATTACAAATTATTTTCTAAATCGCTCTTTTCTGTGCTTTTACAGGTTAATTCTTGCTCCAATGCAATGTGTTCCCTGGAAAGGATTCGAAGTTCTGTAGGAATAATCCAGCGAGAATGTTGAACCTTTTTCCTTATTCAGCGGTACCTGAATGGTAACACCTGCCGTAGGACCAGTATAAGCCGAAGTGCGCTCATTGGAGTCGAACATACCCTTTTCATATTGCAAACCACCACGCAGCATCAGATAATCATTGAAGTTGTACTGCAGACCACCAGCGAAGAGATCTTTGCCAAATGACATTGACGTAAAACTTCCAGCCAGTGTGATGGTGTGAGCATCGTTGATTATGAAATCATAAGCAGCACCAATGTTGAGGAGTGCAGGCAACTGGAATGAAACTGAACGCTGTTCAACAGTCATCAGGACATCTGAGTTGTTTACGTTGCCACGAAATGACAATCCGTCACCGGTGTACTTCATTGTTGGTCCAATGTTACGCAGAGCAATACCAAAATGAATGTTTTCGTTGTCACCGGTCAGGTACTGAATACCAGCGTCAATTGCAACGCCCTGTGCGCGGTTGTCAGAAATTGATTCGGAAATCACTTTCAAAACCAGACCACCATAGATGCTGTTTGAAAACGCTTTGGCATAAGAAATACCAATATTCATGAATGATGGCTTGAATGTTCCAATGCCGCCTTCAGGAAGATCAACGGTGGTAATCATGATGTCGCCAAACCCCATGGTCATCACTCCCAGGCCAATTACACCAGACTCACCTACTTTCTGAGTCAGACCAAATGAGTTTACACTGATTCCGGAGCCTTTCAGCCATTCGGTACGTGCAAACATCACTTCGGTTGATTTGGTAAATGCAGTTCCGGCTACATTCAGATACATGCCTTCAAGACCACGAATGCTTGAGGTGTTAGACATGCCCCAACCCGAACTGCGGGCAAAAGGCATGATTAGAAGTTCACTTGCTCCAGCTTCACCAGCACGATCTTCGTTGCCGGCCAGCACAGGATTGACCGAAATTGTCAATACGGCGAGGAGTAATATTGCAAACAGATTTTTTACTGTATTTTTCATTGCTTTCTCTCTTTAGTAGTTAACATTAGAATGAATTCAGGTCAATCGGACGCAATGAACCAAACCACTTGATGGTACGTTCACCAATTCCTGGTGCATTTACATGAATCAGATACACTCCACCTGAGATTGGGATATTGGCCGAATTCTTCAGATCCCAGTCGATATAGGTATAGGAAGGATCATCACGCGTATATCTGCGAATCAAAGTACCATCTATGGTATAAATGCTAACAGTACATACTGAAGGCAGGTTGGTAATCTTAACTCTGTTATCAAGCTGCGTTTCTTCGTATCCACTGGTTGCATAATATGGATTGGGGACAACATTAATCAGATCCAGCGCTGTTTTTGCAGTTTCAAGATCATTTTTCTTTGTCGCAATATCCGAAGTAGTGAAGCCATAGAGTGGGAAATTTTTGTTCTCCGCCGTCGTGCTTCCATAGGTTGAATAATTCGCAGCATATGGTTTTGATACCCTGATGCGAACACGTGCTTCATTGCTGAGCCATTCTTCGTCAGGCACTGATAATGGAATTGAGCACCACATTGCACTGGTAAATACATAGCGCATTGAAGTTCCGGTACCCTCAGTTATTTTTGATGCAAGCCACTGTCCACCGTCATAAGCGGGACAATCCGTTGCATTGTTACTAATGTGACCAAAGACATAAAGGAAATGCTTTCCACCAAAAAGAGTCTGGTTGAGGGCTTCATAAGAAGTTGTAGGATTGAACAACATATCACGGCCATTTTCGCCGATGAGCCAGCTATCTTCACCAAAAGCTACATTCAGACGCTCACCGGTTTCAATGTTAATTGCATATCCTGGGAACCATCCCATACCGTTGGCGATGCCATCGAAAGTTGCCTCAGGTGTGCCACTATTTCCGTTTTTATCAACGGAAGCATGTTTACGCATACCGTGTTTTTCTGCACCACCTTCAGATAGAAGAGGGTCTTCGCAAGTTTCAAGAACAGGACAACGGGTCCACTTGCTCTTGTCAGGTGTGAAAACTATATCAACACTGGCAAGATTGGCCATTTTATTTGTTGTAACAAGGAAAGGAGCTACAGAGGCAATTCCCGGGTTTTCAGGAATGTATGAAACTAGACGGAACGGAGCCCAGGTGCCACCAAGCAACTTCTCATAATACTGACCTGCATCGAGATAAGAGCCCTGGAAAATAAAATCGTCATATTCATTATCCTCAGAATCGGTTGTACCGGAGCGGATCCAATTATATACTACTGGACCATCCATGTCAGGAATTCCACCCAACCACATACGATTTGGGTCTTCGTAGACAATATCAGCTTCAAGGAATCCATTTGTTGGATGTTCCTGATTTCCAGGAGCTTTCCCCTGAACAATGGTAACTGAAATTCCAAGGTCAACAAAAATCTGTTCAAATTTAGTTTGAATAGAATGGTCTGATGGATAGCTGGCGACAAAGTTGCCACTCATATCATATTCATCAAGAACCCATTTGGCAAGATGCATTGAATCAGCAATGGTGCTGGCGGTATCAAAGCGGAGTTGATAATTCGCTTCTTTCACATTCAGTGGATCAATTACTTTAATATCAACCGGTCCTTCGCCATTTTCATAAGTCGGTGTCAGAATGAAATTGTCAGCAAGAACAGCATTTCTGCTTTCCTCTGTCATTTCAAGAATTAGTCCGCCATTGCCCTGACCTTCAATACGGGTGATTTTCGGACCATCGCCATAATTGGCATTGATCATAGTTCCACTGCTTTCAGGTGCAGGAATGTGAGGAATACCAACATAGGTGTCTATGTTTTTACGACCAGCAAGATATGGTTTCTGTTGTCCATAAAGTGATGCCTGACCAGGAATCTGGTAAGCAGGATCCTGAGAATATTTTTCATACTCGTTAAAGCCATAGGCAATAACCATGAAATAATATTTCTTATTGTTTACAAGGCGCTTGTCGCCAGTTGCGAACTGATCTTCGAGAACGCGGAACGAATGAACAATGCCTTCGTCGGCACCATCAACCTCTTCGCGGGGAACAACAGCACCCAGGTCATCAGAAAAATAGAAGTTAATCAGGCGTGATACACCGTTTTCAACATCACACTGCGCAATCAGACGAGCTTTGTCGCTGTCATAAAGATCAGTTGCGGAAACCGAAATGTCATTAACCTGGAAAATCTGATAGCCTTCGAAACGATAGAGAGAATCATAGTGCACCGTTCCAGATGAAACAATGGAAGGATCACCTTCTTCATACTGCTCAAGATAGTTATTGCTGGTAGCAGTGTTTGTCAAAAAGAGAATAATCTCTTTATCAAGTTCCTGGATAGTGAGATCCGGAGCATCAGGGCCGTCAACTACTTTGAAACAGTTGTCGAAAAGACGCTGGCATTTGTCATCTGTACGACGGAGCAATTCAACTGAAGCAAACGGGCCGCCAGAAGTTGCTCGTGCCCAAGGCAGACCAACTGTAATATAATTGAGTGCACCTGGTTTCAGAGTAAAAGGTCCGGCTGACTGCATAAAACGACGGTCATTAGGCTGGTTACCTGCTGTTTCTTCAGTCCATTTTTTAGGACCTGCAGGAGGAACACCACCGGTACCCCAATCACAAGGATCGGTTTCGTCGGGGAACATAAAATCACATTCAGGACCATAAGCACCAGAAGAGACGTGTGCATTTCCGCCATACATCATCTTGGTATTGTCTTTCCAAATACCACGGAGAAGATTGTAATACTCAACAGCAAAATCCGGGTCGGTCATATATTCTGGAGCTCCGGCTGTAGAATTGTTATGATATACAAAGCGACGCATACCGTAACGTTCGTCATCAATAATTCCGTTTCCAAAGTTCACACCGTTGACGGCTTCGTTACAGTTTTCAGTTACCGTAGCGCCAGATGTATCAGTGTATTGTTTAAAGGCGCCATTATCAATGCCATCGGGGTCAATATATGGTCCCTGGAAAAAGTCAATACCAATGGCAGGAGGTTGATCACCATATCCAAAAGCGCCTTGTCCGTCTTCATCATACTGGTCTCCGTTATAGCAATAACCTAATCCACGAGCCACATCGCAACCAATATAGTCATCCAGTGAATAACCCAGGTCGGGGTCAGTCCAAAGCGACATATAAGTTTCCTGCAAAGTGTAAGTTGACCGGTTGATAATTTCAAAGGAGTAAAAAGTCATGTTATTGATCTCATCATTGGTAGAGAAAGCAAATGCCTGCGCACGGATTTCAAGACCAATGGAAGCTCCCTGAGTTTCTGTATGAACATTTCCTTTGTCGTTGAAAACCCACCAGATAGTCTGGTCACCTTTAAGAACCTGGTCAGCAAGTAAACCACCGGTAACTATGCCTTCTTCGGTTTCAAGTGTTGGGTCTGGTTGGTGACAAAGACTGTTGGCAACATCATAATAAGGATAGTCACCCATGGTTGCATCGTACAACCCGTCCATGTCTGAGTCAAAAAATGGAGCCAGATACAAAGACTGTCCCTGATAAATATCTCCGTGGGCCGGATAAGTCAGAAAGTAAGCCGGAATAGAATAGTCCGGATATTCTGATGGGTTGGCTCTCCAGGCGAGGAATTCATCAACGTCTTTACGGTAAATGACATTCATTCTGTCATACTTGATACATGTTTCTGCACTAACGGCAGCTGTTCCGTCAATGGTCAACGGGCCAGGGAAAAAGTCGTTTCCAACCTGACGATACCTGTGAGCGGCCAGTTTCAGCTGACCATTAATGTCGGTACCACCAATCCACAAAGCGCCGGCAAACATCGAAGTCTTTTTTGAGCCATAAGGCACTTCATACTCGGCAACATCGGCAAGGTCCCACCACATATCACCACCAGAGTTGATACGTGCACGGACATTGTTGATTTTTAATTCTGTGCTAACCGCTCCAGGGAGACAGGCCTCAGCAGCAGCTCTAAGTCTGATCTGAGTTCCATCCTGCTTGGATCGGCTTTCGACTACCGGTACTTTTCTGGCGTACGAGCCCATCGCCAGCCCGAGAAGACCGATAAACAATAGCGATGTGATTATATTCTTTTTCATACTTCTATTTTTTTACTTTTTTAGAAACCGAAAGCAACACCAAATCTGATTCTTCTGGGCAAGCTGTAATTGTATGGGCTGTTAACAGCAAGAGAGTAAAGCGTGCGGTAAGCTTCTTCGTTAACCTGTGCTTCAATACCTGCCTGATATTCAGAGGCAGCAAGATATCCGTCATCATCAGCATTTCCGGTAGAACGATAAACATCAAGAATATTCTTACTGTTCAGAATGTTAAGAATTTCGAAGTACACATTCAGCACCATTTCTTTCTTTCCAATCTTCACGTCGATGTCACGGTCAATACGTGAATCGATGCGGAACGACCATGGAAGACGACTTCCGTTTACCATACCCTGAAGCTGGTAATTTCCACCACTTAATATACCCGAAACTATGTTGCTTGACTTGCTGTAAGGAGTACCTGAACCACCAGTGAAAGTGAAGTTCACGCCAGTGTTCTGAAGCAGCGGCGAAACCTTAACTTTTCCGTCACCTACTTTTTTAGTAATCTTCGGACCATTGTAATTCTTGCCTGAACCGAAACGGTAGTCAAGTACAAGGGTAAATGCATGACGACGGTCGAAATCGAGCGGGTTCAATGTGCGGAGGTTCGGCTGACCGGTACGCACCAGGTTCATACCTGAGGAAGAGTTCGATCCGGTACCATCTGCAAACTGCAAGGTGTAGCTGGCTTTCATCCAGACATTGGCACTGCGGCGAAGGTCATAGGCAATGATCATACCTTTTACGGTACCAAAGTCGATGTTGTTAAAGGAATAATAATCGATCGGGTATCCGCCATAGAAACGATAGGACTGTACCAGATCGCGCATTTCGCGATAGTAAGCCGAGAATTTCAGAGCAGACTTAACACTAATCAGCTGCTGGAAGCCTAATTCGTAGTCAACCGTTTTCTCTGGTTTCAGATCAGGATTGCTGATAAATGCCTGAGCATTGGCCTGAATAAAGTAATAGTTAGTCGGGTCAAGACGCAAACCTGAAGTTGGACGCTTCGATGTTACATCATAGTGAGCAAAGAATAAAGCTTCGTCAGAGATCGGGAATGAGAATGAAATACGCGGCATATAAGAAACCTGAGGTTTGTAATCCTTAAATGCGGCTGAAGTCGGTTTTGTCAGGGATGGATCTATCAGATAAGGAGCTATTCCGCTGGATGTTGAAATCAGGGATGGGTCTGTAATCTGAGTTCCGAAAGCGTTATACCAAATATCACCATCGCGGTAACCAAGAATCTCATTTGGATTGTTCACATTGTCAACATAAACTGTGGCACTGCCAGGAATATTGCCTGGATGAACACCCAGATTGGTAACCTGGTCGGCAGTTTTTGCTTCATAAAATAAATACTTGTCTTCCAGGACCATCTGATTGGCATCGAAACGGTCTACACGCAAACCAATGTTGAAGATGAGATCTTTGAAAGCAAACTTGTCCATGATGTAGCCTGCCATGTAAATAGGCTCAAAGGCACCAACTTCGCGAGTATAATTGCCATCAGCATCTTTCTTGGTGAAAAAGTCATCAAAACTAGGCTTGCTGGACAATTTCTTACCTGTGTAATCGTATCCGTAGTAAGTAACATAGGCATTACCTTCATTCAGCAATTCATCAGCTGAGAACCAATCGATGCTGAATACTGATGGATCATATGAATCAACATCAATCCAATCTGTGTTTTCTTTGGCCAAACCGAGCGATTCGCGGAAGTTAATGTCGAATGCATACTGGCTGGCGCCATCATACAAACGGGAATATTCCACGGTATCGGTAAAAACACCATAAATATCTTCCTTGCGATAAGGATTATTTAAGTCAAGCTGCTCGATATGCGCATTTGTCAGCTGACGCATACGGGTCCAAAGCCCTACCGGGCCAAATCCGCCATTATCACCTAATCCATAATAAGAATCGCTACGCTGTTCGTACTGGATACCAAACTGGAAAGCGTGATTTCC is from Bacteroidetes bacterium GWF2_43_63 and encodes:
- a CDS encoding crossover junction endodeoxyribonuclease RuvC; protein product: MNSEQLILGIDPGTNIMGYCLLKYDGRNYSIQDIGCLRLSKCETHLDKLRGIVEFTSQFLNKYKPQVMAIEEPFFGKNVQSMLKLGRAQGSIMSVAMQHGIEIVEITPRRVKQAITGKGSASKEQVAAMVAHITGYDISELNTDATDAAAIAISYTLQKIKTGSPSSSRKNKSSSWDQFLRENPNKILK
- a CDS encoding HIT family hydrolase, with amino-acid sequence MASVFSKIIAREIPAHIVAETASCIAFLDISPLNYGHTLVVPKTEVDHIFDLEPAALADLMGFAQKVSKAIQKGGWGKRVGVAVIGLEVPHAHIHLVPISGMRDIEFSKEKLKLSNEELHTIAEQIRGNFI
- a CDS encoding transcription elongation factor GreA codes for the protein MAKQTYITKEGLEKLKADLNQLMSVERPKISKQIAEARDKGDLSENAEYDAAKDAQGMLELKISHLQEIVSNSRIIDESKLDNSKVRILSTVTLENKKTKQKMTYTLVPDQEADLKAGKLSVNSPIAQALLGKKVGESADVTVPAGIISIKLLEIN